Proteins found in one Oncorhynchus gorbuscha isolate QuinsamMale2020 ecotype Even-year linkage group LG15, OgorEven_v1.0, whole genome shotgun sequence genomic segment:
- the LOC123997705 gene encoding type-4 ice-structuring protein LS-12-like produces MKFSIVAALVVVLAIGCESSSLVKRDIPAEIETLNKYFQDAIEKVKSHELISQAQGYLEEGKTQITPLTDKIQEQMKSFVSDIEEQVRPMADKLQAQFMPLVDQMQAQFKPLADDLQAQMEQLFQTVVDQTKALLPPQ; encoded by the exons ATGAAATTCTCTATCGTCGCTGCTCTTGTTGTTGTGCTGGCCATTG gcTGTGAGTCCAGTTCCCTGGTGAAGCGTGACATCCCTGCTGAGATCGAGACTCTCAACAAGTACTTCCAGGACGCCATTGAGAAAGTGAAGTCTCATGAGCTGATCAGCCAGGCTCA GGGTTACCTGGAGGAGGGTAAGACTCAAATCACGCCTCTGACCGACAAGATCCAGGAGCAGATGAAATCCTTTGTCAGTGACATCGAGGAGCAAGTGCGTCCCATGGCTGATAAACTGCAGGCCCAGTTCATGCCTCTGGTCGACCAGATGCAGGCCCAGTTCAAGCCTCTGGCTGATGACTTGCAGGCCCAGATGGAGCAGCTCTTCCAGACCGTGGTTGACCAAACCAAGGCTCTCCTCCCCCCCCAGTAA